In Gymnogyps californianus isolate 813 chromosome 1, ASM1813914v2, whole genome shotgun sequence, the following are encoded in one genomic region:
- the GPR156 gene encoding probable G-protein coupled receptor 156 produces MEPGFNCSELCDGSSSFGSQEQQQRALQELCTVTVTSSDRSGKSSPSFSAALLGVVWTFLTGGVLLALFFLVFTIRFRKNRIVKMSSPNLNIVTLLGSGLTYTSAYLFGIQEQSLPSGDSVEKLIQVRLCLLCVGTSLVFGPVLGKSWRLYKVFTQRVPDKRVIIKDLQLLAMVAALVLADAVLLLTWVFSDPVQCFRSLSVSLRATEKGMTCSVSRVQSCASLYSDLWLVLILGFKSILLLYGTYLAGLTDNVSSPPVNQSLTLIVGVNLVFLAASTVCLVHRFFRAWHNLLFGFTSGGIFVCTTTINCFIFVPQLKQWKAFEEESQTVSHMAKYFTSPSRSCRSVYSEEQLCQLIGEKNSMKRLLTEKNAVIESLQEQVSSTKEKLMRLMSADSGCDPHTPQAAPCTWSSGQLPAAPGDRCPPDPERDGWQPPCLLSTPPLCSDAQDLRKHVSHEPVCSRVLLFDMGDGIKRDLKDVQECGTPVGQGQPPEQLPGQDISASVAWESSPKVSYVSSEKLREILQELSLDGKTYSPALPGGPPRGSQGPPGEQGGMWGAQEGYSGICTPLSPYLARRRRRILLPPASTRFPGHVSTRASHGVKELGSWGRGESAHISLGMEGEMAGGGLLHPPAPSPPAIPGEVCLQPEGWPGWPESQGASPCILREQQQRQGTPRGPAEPSLRSLYYYPDSDSSSSSSEEMFHGCHRPCCEVCFQSPRGSLGSSSTDTDTEPSGCTGHRTEHHSGPQPMVNFKEDLKPTFV; encoded by the exons ATGGAGCCGGGATTCAACTGCTCTGAGCTCTGCGATGGCAGCTCCAGCTTtggcagccaggagcagcagcagcgggcgCTGCAGGAGCTCTGCACTGTCACAGTG ACATCTTCTGACCGCAGTGGGAAGAGCTCCCCgtccttctctgctgctctcctgggagTTGTGTGGACATTCCTGACTGGAGGAGTCCTGCTAGCGCTCTTCTTTCTTGTCTTCACAATTCGCTTCAGGAAAAACAG GATCGTGAAGATGTCCAGCCCCAATCTGAACATTGTGACCCTGCTGGGCAGTGGCTTGACTTACACTAGTGCTTACCTCTTTGGGATTCAGGAGCAGAGCCTGCCGTCCGGAGACTCGGTGGAAAAGCTTATTCAG GTGCGGCTCTGCCTGCTGTGCGTGGGGACCTCCCTGGTGTTTGGCCCCGTCCTGGGGAAAAGCTGGCGGCTCTACAAGGTGTTCACCCAGCGGGTGCCGGACAAGCGGGTG ATTATCAAAGACCTCCAGTTGCTGGCGATGGTGGCAGCGTTGGTGCTGGCAGACGCCGTGTTGCTCTTGACGTGGGTGTTCTCTGATCCAGTCCAGTGCTTCCGAAGCCTCAGTGTTTCACTGCGG GCGACAGAGAAAGGCATGACCTGCTCAGTGAGCCGGGTGCAGTCCTGCGCATCTCTTTATTCCGATCTTTGGCTCGTTCTCATTTTAGGGTTTAAG agTATCCTCCTGCTGTATGGGACCTACTTGGCCGGTCTGACTGACAACGTCAGCTCCCCGCCAGTCAACCAGTCCTTGACGCTCATCGTTGGGGTCAACCTCGTTTTCCTGGCTGCCAGCACTGTCTGCTTAGTTCACCGTTTCTTCCGTGCTTGGCACAACTTGCTGTTTGGTTTTACCTCTGGAGGCATCTTCGTGTGTACAACCACGATCAACTGCTTCATCTTTGTCCCACAG CTCAAGCAGTGGAAAGCCTTTGAAGAAGAAAGCCAAACCGTGAGCCACATGGCAAAATATTTCACCAGCCCAAGCAGGAGCTGCCGCTCGGTGTACAGcgaggagcagctctgccagctgatAGGGGAGAAAAACTCCATGAAGCGGCTGCTCACCGAG AAAAACGCCGTGATTGAAAGCCTGCAGGAGCAAGTGAGCAGCACCAAGGAGAAGCTGATGAGGCTGATGTCTGCGGACAGCGGCTGCGACCCCCACACGCcgcaggcagctccctgcaccTGGAGCTCAGGACAGCTCCCGGCAGCTCCGGGAGACCGCTGCCCCCCAGATCCGGAGCGAGATGGGTGGCAGCCTCCCTGCTTGCTGAGTACACCACCTCTTTGCAGTGATGCTCAGGACCTCCGGAAACATGTGAGCCACGAGCCTGTTTGCTCTCGGGTGCTGCTTTTTGACATGGGGGATGGCATCAAACGTGACCTGAAGGATGTCCAGGAGTGCGGGACACctgtggggcaggggcagcctcCGGAGCAGCTGCCGGGCCAGGACATCTCAGCTAGCGTGGCGTGGGAGTCGTCCCCCAAAGTCAGCTATGTGAGCAGCGAGAAGCTGCGGGAAATCTTGCAAGAGCTGAGCCTGGATGGCAAAACGTACAGCCCGGCCTTACCTGGGGGACCCCCGCGTGGCAGCCAGGGCCCCCCAGGCGAGCAGGGAGGAATGTGGGGGGCCCAGGAGGGCTACTCGGGCATCTGCACGCCCCTCAGCCCCTACCtggcgaggcggcggcggaggaTCCTGCTGCCCCCTGCCTCCACCCGCTTCCCCGGACACGTGTCCACTCGTGCCAGCCACGGGGTGAAGGAGCTGGGCAGCTGGGGCCGTGGGGAGTCAGCACATATCTCCCTGGGGATGGAAGGGGAGATGGCTGGTGGAGGGCTCCTTCACCCACCAGCACCATCCCCTCCAGCCATTCCTGGGGAGGTCTGTCTCCAGCCAGAGGGATGGCCAGGATGGCCGGAGTCCCAGGGTGCTTCGCCGTGCATCCTgcgggagcagcagcagcggcagggCACCCCGAGGGGACCCGCTGAGCCCTCCCTGCGCTCGCTGTACTATTACCCGGACTCcgactccagcagcagcagctctgaggagATGTTTCACGGCTGCCACCGGCCCTGCTGTGAGGTCTGCTTCCAGAGCCCACGCGGCTCCCTGGGCAGCAGTAGCACGGACACAGACACAGAGCCCAGCGGCTGCACGGGCCACCGGACAGAGCACCACAGCGGGCCCCAGCCCATGGTGAATTTCAAAGAAGATCTGAAACCCACCTTTGTGTGA